In Paramicrobacterium humi, the genomic stretch GACCCCAGCGTCGACCACTTGGGTCCGTTGTACTACGTTTATAGTATGTCGTCAAGAGCAGCCTCTCCCCTTCGCGACCGCGCTCTCGCTGCCGCGCTCGAGCTGCTGGGAACAGACGGTCTTCGCGCGGTGACGCATGCCCGTGTCGACACGGCCGCGGATCTTCCCGCCGGCTCGACGTCCAATTACTTCCGCACCCGTCAGGCACTGCTTACGGGCCTTGTCGAGCGCCTCGCCGCTGAGGAGCAAGCTGACTTCGCCGCCGCACAGGCTCCCGTTGATGGTGAGTCGCTCATCGTCGCCTTGATCGGGATGCTGGAGGCACAGTCAACGAGGCATCGCGTTCGCACGCGGGCCCGCTACGCCTTGTTCATCGACGCGGCCAACGACGCCGGAGCGCTCGCGCCTCTTCTGTCGGCCCGCCGAGACTTCGAAGCGTGGACGACGCGAGTGCTCAGACAAGCGGGCGCCGTCAACGCCGACGAGGCAACGAGGCTGCTCATGGCCGGTCTCGACGGCTTGCTGCTGCACCGCATCACCGTGGATCCGGATGCCGCTCTCGAGCGGCCCATGCGCGCGCTCGTCCGGGCGTGCCTCGAACTCAGCGGATGACGCGATCCCGGCACGCGAGGTAGCCCATGATGCACTGAGCGACCACGACCCCGAGCAGCACGACAAGCGGCAGCTCCCATGCTCCGGTCGCGTC encodes the following:
- a CDS encoding TetR/AcrR family transcriptional regulator, with the protein product MSSRAASPLRDRALAAALELLGTDGLRAVTHARVDTAADLPAGSTSNYFRTRQALLTGLVERLAAEEQADFAAAQAPVDGESLIVALIGMLEAQSTRHRVRTRARYALFIDAANDAGALAPLLSARRDFEAWTTRVLRQAGAVNADEATRLLMAGLDGLLLHRITVDPDAALERPMRALVRACLELSG